The following is a genomic window from Rhododendron vialii isolate Sample 1 chromosome 9a, ASM3025357v1.
CAGAGGGCTATAAGAAATTAAGCGGATGCCTAAAGaatcacaaatattttttatgtccATCTGATCTTCTCCAATACTCAGCAATGAAAATTGTACCTGAAATCGAGTTTGTAGCAAAATTCAAGGTCCATATATTTGTTACCGTAGAATAGATAGAACTTATAGTTATGTATTTGAGCATAATTCATTGGCATGTATGTAGTTATGTATTTGAGcctaattccttgttttagaacactaagTGCTAGATTGGGAAGATAGATTAAGCTTTGAGCCCAAACTCGATTGGCATGTAGGAGTATGTAGTTATGTATTTGTCTTGTATAGAAAGACAAGACAAGCCACTGATAGAATATTGACCTAAACAGCTATTCTGTTCCTCGCCCTCTCCTCTCTACATTTCCATTTCAGTGGATTTCTTCCTAAATGCAAACCGAAAGAGAAAGTGATGAACTTCAACTTCTTTATTGTATTGGTGTTACCAAGTCAGATTGCTCAATGCGGAGGAGGGATTGCACATGGAATATGTCCGCGACGCCACGAGAAAGTCGTTTTAACAAGGAAGCAACCATGCTAATCTTCGATAAGTTTTGAAAGGCCTTTGAAACGACCCGGTTGTTGAATGAATTGAACCATCCAACCATTCCCAAGGTACTTGTCCTCCTATACAAGAAGACCAATTTTGATCCAGCATTTGTGGTGGACAAAATCCACCCCACCTGCCTTCAAGAATGGCTCACTCATGAATCAGGCAACAGACTACTCTGGACTTTTAATGGCCAAGGTGATCAATTTTTAGAAATGGAGCCTAACCCCTATCGAGTATTCAGTGGGCCAGACAGCAGGTCTTCCATTAGAGCTGTCTGTATGGACCCATCCTAGGGAAGGCCCAGGCAACCCGAAGGCCAACGCCCATTGGTGACCAAATGGGTCGCCCGGCCAGGACCATCGCGGGCAGGCCGAAGCGTTGGGTTAGACCTTGAGAGATCACGTATAGCTGGATCGGTAACACATTAGTGCCGAGTTGTTTGGTCCGGCCACGTGGCACCGGTCTTAGTTCGGCCACATGGCTCGGTCAAGTGCCGCCTAAAAGTGTGACATACGGCAATCGTCATGCATGACATCAAACCAAGGAGCGATAATTTGTGACGTAATGGGAGGCACAAGCTTGGCACGGACtcttggaggccaaggcaagcACCCTAGATAAGCACGTCGTCCTTAGTCCTTACTCACCCTAGCTCTATTCCCTTCCTTGAACTAGGACTTACTCAGCTATCGGAGTGCCTACTGTCACCTCCGACCGGTAGGCACTAACGTGTTTCCCTGTTTTGCGGAGCTAGGTTGGGAAGAAGGAGCTCAGTCCAGATGCAACTCAGAGACCCAAGAGAGGAGATCCAACCGGAACACTACTCCATACTCCAATATTTCACATGTTTTAAATAGTTCTGGTTTAGACACATGGATTCTAGCTTATAGCTGTAAGAGTTTGGTCTAAAATTCAGGTACATCTAAGATCCTAGTAGCAATGCCCGTGTTTTCTTgtttggggaatcaaaaattgtcatatGCAAACGATAGGCATTAAAGCAAATCTTCATGATTGAATACATAGCACCTGAGCTGAGCATAAAGGGACTCCCCGCGCTTTAAGGTACTCGTGTACCTTCACAAGCTGCTTTGGTCCGTAATTGCTTACCCCAACTGCTTGAACTAAGCCCTGCATTATTATAACCATCGTTTATGGATTTATAAACGTAGGTACGTGCTGCAATTTAAATGAAGATTGCATGTGCAAAGGATATGAAAAATAAACCAACAGTTCAAATTTGAGACTACATCACGTGAGTTAAAATAAAAACAGCCGGAGTGCCATGAAAGAATTATGATTTCAACACTAGAAATCTTAAAAGTGGCTGTTCTCAATCTAAAGTGATCTAATAATCACGCTTCAAGCTGATACATCAGACCACACCCTTCAATGCACTGTTCAAGTGTCAAAATAAAGCAACTTTGAACCAGTAAGCCATGCAAATGTAGCAAATCATTGAAACGATAAATTCATGGTAACCTTCTCATACATTGCCACTAAACCATCCCAGAGAGCTAGCTCCTGCGGAGGAGCGTAGTTTGCAGTTGACCAATGAAGTTGCCCTATCCCGATTTGTTCAATTTGCATCCTCTCAAGAGAAGACCTGAAACACCATTCAACATCAAAACCCATCTACTCAAGGTGGGAAAAAAGTAACAAAAGAGCCATTCTGCTTGCACACATGCTCAGAGGCATTATCGATCAACCACATGCATCTGCTGCTTATCTTGTTGTCCTTGTGACACAGCTAATAGTACCAAAAATGAGAACCAACATCAGATACCAATCCAATGACAATGTCAATTTAATTGGCTTTGAAGGAGAAATGAGACGGGAGGATATATACGTGCAGCATTCATAAACCATTCAATTGGATTGgcattggaaaagaaaataagaagagaGGGAACACTAACATACTTGCAAGCATTGACCAATTGTCCAGGTGTCAGGCGCCATGGGTATGCAGCAAACTTGGTAGCAATCACAATGTCATCCCTTACCTTCTCTGGTCCTGAGAAAATAATCAGCAAATGACTTAACAAGATGCAAAAAGCATCCCACATCTGAAGACAAAATATTATAGAAAACAAATTTGCATAACCAGAGCAACTCAAACCTCTGGCCTGGGAGCATAGAGAACCTAGCAGCGTTTGGTTGGTTTACCAGAGTCATTCCCTTGGACCTTATTCCTTTGTTTATGGTTCGATAAAAAGGACCGCATGCACATGTCAATTGGATTCATCATCTCTAGTTTAGGTGAATGGCCATTCTAGGCCAGGGATGACCATCCCATTCCTTCCCACAATCATTCCAGCTAGTCAAACACAAAATTTTAGCCTAAAAGGTTAAGAGCCGGTGATCATGAGTATGACATCATTAAACATCGCGCAATGGGACACAACTCCAAACAAGTTGGTATGTCATTTGCCTCGCAGACTTTCGAAGCCATCATCACTAAATAATGCGCCCAGCCATTTAGCGGTTTCAGGTTATATATTCCTTCGTGATTAACTTCCAACATTTATCAAAGGAAGGTAAAAAAATGAGTTCTTTAACCAATTGGGTAGAGCATCGTTCAAGCAGTAAGAAATAAATAGTGCATAAATCAGTAATCTGAGAGCAAATTGGACAGACGTAGAAATCAAAACTAGACCTGACCTTGAAATTCTCGAATGAACTTTCCAAGAAGCTTCTCACTTTGGCCATTCAGTCGACCAGTCCCGTAAGAATCAGCAGTGTCAAAGAGATTAATCCCATTTTCAACTGCTAGATTGAAGGTCCGCTGAAGTTCACTGTCCATTCCTTGTTGGTATCCCCACAGAAGCTGGTTGCCCCACGCCCATGTTCCAAATCCCATAGGGGATACACTCAGTGGGCCCATTTTAACCTGCCAATACCATCCAAATATAATATACAAGATACATACACATTTATATACGTTAAACTAtttagagagagtgagagtacCTTTTGCCATGGCCAGAAAAGAGGGAGCTTGAGAGACTTGAAGGGGGAAGAAGATAGGAGGGTGTCATTGGAAGCGCTGAAACAGATGATTTGTGAAGTGGGTGTGGCCATGGTGATAACCATGGTTGCCTACTTGCCTTGCCTCCTCTTCTACCACTCTCTGCACAGTGTACTGAGGAGTGAGCGGATAGAGGAGAAAAAGACTTCCAAGTTGTGCGGTGAGAGTTTAGTTTTATTTCGGACTCTTGAAACGGGTTATTGCGTCCTAAGCCCCCTACGGGCCCCACTCCGATTATTCtttctgtttattttatttttgcaggTCCATTGTGAGGATCGGGGGAAAACGCAGTTTGATCCGACAACAATCCCTTCAACCTATTTCCTTTTACATTTCCCAAAACAAATTCACGACTACACATCACTTAATTTGGATATGAGCATCTCCAAAGCTCCGGCAACTCCACCTATTGTTTAACGTTTAATTTATTGGCTCGGTATTTTGCTCCACCAAGCTTAGTGTAACGACCCACTTGAGCGTTTGGTCAGTTTTGAGTAAGTTTTTAGCTAGAGGGTGTTCCCGATTCttgaaaaaagaattttttaaaaagaaaggtaattttaagttcaaaaattatgtatttatacaaataatttttctatcaatataaatattgtttgataaatctccttgagatcttttaaacgaaacaaaaaaaattaaaaaattattttttatttttattatatttaaacttgaaattactttcttttaaaaaaaaatgttttaaaaagaaagcggaacgactTAGTGTGTTTGGGAGGACAGGGAGAAATTCAAGTGGGATTGGGAGTGTTGAGTGGCCGTGAACGTGAAGTGACGCGGGTGCAGAGGATTGGCGGTGCACAGGAggatcaatctctctctctctctctctctcaaaagcgCCTTGGAAAAATGGGTATTGATTTGGGTTGTCCTTCATTTCGGGAAACAAACAGGTATTGGAGATAGGTTTTTCCCCAAATCTTGAGTTTGGGTCTTACCTGTCATTAGCATTAAAGCAACGAAGTATAACGGCAACGCACCCTTACATTGGCATTTGTTAGCAGAAACGCACAAGAATAGCATCATAATAACCCTAAAGGTAAGTTTAGTTGGTTGGTGAGATTGCTCCCCCAACATAATTGACCAGTGTTCGATTCTTAAATTCAAGTCACAAGGAACAAAATTCTGGTGGTTTTAAAATGGGTAACAATTGGATGTTGCTATATATTGCTAAACTAGCAAACCTTCGCCCAATTTGAGTTAGGGTTGTTGAAAATTACTAGTTGAATTGGGCTCAGTCCGAAGCAACTCATCTAATAAGCTCTCTTTTGAACTTATGAAGGAAAATgaagataaaataaaagaaagtagAGGGAAAATAGGAGAACAGTTGAATTCATTTGGCTATTTTCCTTCCTCTTTTTATAGGAACCAAAACAAGGGAGGaggaattttttaaattttctctaCTCTTGCACAAGTTCTGCTTTGCCCTTTTATCAACCTAAAATGACATCCAAATAAGGTGTAAGTAACTCTCGGTTAAGCTCCAATCAAATACATATACACCAATGAGGGGCTAGATCGGTCGTGAAAACTCAAACTTGGTTAGATAGTTTCATGACTAAACATACTTTTAACACCATTCACAAGAGCTCGGAAATGCGGTTGGTACCCTTCATATAGTGGTGAGTCAAATATGGAGCTAGAATTTTACCTTATAGtccctttggatggaggggtttcgtgataaaataaaagaaagagttatggttttttgtgaaattcctcatttggattgaacattttggtgagaaatagagataaaaatacaagaaaaaaaaatagagataaaaatacaagaaaaaaaattattttgatagtcccttcccctttttcaccaaaaatggtgagatttggtgggAAAGGACTCTCATTTCTTATCTCTCACTTTCTCACATCCAAACGAACTATTAGTAGTGGCAAATATCtatattaaaaattttaaaaaatgaactgTGATAAGAATATTTATCGACTTTagataaaaatcaaaattacgTAGGAATACTATATAAACGATATTTGTCATATGCACGTATCATAATCAATGGTTATCGCTTGACATGTTGCTTTCTCTTATCTTATTCGGtttcttgtttggtttattCCATTTAATGTTGATCTAACACTTTAGTATAAACAATGTTGCCTAAAAGACAAAGTTTGAAGTTGGTTTTTCTTAATTTAgactaagtttgattatatttCACTTGGCTCATTAATTTGTCGTTCGATTATTTTTATGAACCTCTTTATGAGTTCAAAAACTAGAGGACTAAAGACTttttataaaacaataaaataacgATAAAAATCTAGTGGTGGCAGATCTATATAATTTGAggataattttttcaattttagtgtataataatagcattttttaaaatcgttGTAGTGGCGACCACCTCTACTTGTTTCCATTGGCTCCATTCCTTAGTGTAGTGTGTGGAGCATTGCTCTATTGATGAGGTCCCCAtcccacttaattttttctaaaaattttagttttgttcttatttgatttttttttgggttcgtTAGTTTTGCCCCTCATTTTTTAGGATagatgaatcggaaaagtaaaaaaaattacttttaaccaaatattttgaaaaattactagaaaaaaaatcaatttttttgactatttttttactaaaaagtagttatttttcaaaatatttgagtataagtaaaaaataataatttttttcgaaacgaattaataagtcacaaaatttTGACGCAAAATCCACAAACGCTGTAAATATTCAaacacaatttatttatttttggttaagTATAGGCTAAATATTGCAACAATATGATGAATGCACTTGTCTTGAATGTGTTTGCGATGATCCTCTTTCTCATGTGATTCCACAGCGGGTACACCTTTCCGCATTTTTTGTTCATCCACATGCTCAGCTTCTTCGAGCCGTAATAATCCAAGAGCGGAACCAGAACGACCCAAACTCGCTCAGTACATGGGTTTCTAGTCTGTAGAAAGCGACACACTTCCGAAACTTCATGCCATTACAACCTACTTTCTCAATCATCGTGGCTGATCCGACAACCATAATATCGGTTTTCTGGCAAGGGCTTCGATTGGGCTTTCCACGTGAGCTGTCGCCTTCGCTTCCCTTCCCCTCCCTTATCTTTTTGCCACTGTCTTTTTGTCCGCACAGTACTTTGATTACATATGTCTAGTTGGGTTGTATCtgcatttatttaatttttccttttgatggCTTCAAATGGATTCCCTATTGTTAATTTCTTTGTCATCCGTCGGAATTTAGAAATCTGCACTTCAGTTTCACTTGGTATTATACTCACATTGATAAAATTGCATGACAATGAGGCTATAGTTTTCTTGCTAGAATTACCCACTTGACTTTCAATGTTCACTTCTCTAAGCACAGGAATATTTATTTAGTACTCTAAGCACAAGAAACAGCTCACTGTTACTTACCAGTTATTAAGAATCTGCTCCAAATTGGGTAACTTTCGACCAAAACTCCACGAAACGTGCATCCTTTGTGCATAATATTCCTTGTAACTAAGAagtaatgaatttttgtggttGCAGGGTGGGAGGAATCCGCATGCTTAGGAATTAGGAAGATAAAGACTTTACAAACAGAGGAGGTAGATAGATGTGTTGTTTATCTTCCAAATACTTGTACAAGTAAATTTATAGTCAGTGCTCATCTTAACTTAAAAATTCACATTTTGTGTAGTTGCCTCGTGTTTGATGTTTCTCAGTCAACGGGGTCTTTGGGGAAAGACCAACCTAAGGAATAGGGATGCAGTATTCTAACGGCCATCCAAAGACTTGGCCAGTTCTCATTAGCATATGTCTTAGAAATTATCATCATGAGCATCTTTAAAAACGGGTCACTGGACATCAGGCGTACATGTAGCCAGCATAATGTAATTGGGTAGAGTTGAAAAAAACGAGATTCAAAAAAATGTAGGTAGCATGAGAGTTGGTGCATTCTAGCTTTGTTGCGTCTCCCCTCATGCCTAAAGCTAGTAATGCCCTTCCTTTAACTTACATTTTCAAACACATTTTCGAAGCTACAGTTGGCTATTGCTCAGACCTCGTTTTGTGAGAATGCTCACTAATTCATCCAACATCGATAATTGGTGCCGTTTCCTTCTTGTTATTCAAACTACAGGAAATTCTCAACGACATAGTTTGGTGGATTACTGCTTATGTCCAAGTTTCCAATTAAGCCTTTAAATGGTTGCAATTTGAACATCAAAGGCCTTCATTTCAAATTAATGCACTCAAATTTGACCTAAATGTATGAGAACCCTGCCATATTCCTTCCAATTTTGtcaatgagaaaagaaaaggaacttCAGAAAGAAGACTTCAGTGAGCTCAATTTCCTAGTTGCCTATGACCATTTGTATTACTTGAAGTTTCACACAAATTGTACTACTTGAACTAGTTTTCGGCATAGTATTTGTACAAACTCACAAAGTTCAGATttgcaaacaaaaacataattGGCACCGTTCCTGAACATGCTCTCTCGTCACTTTCCAACTCCCATTGCTTCTTTCACCTGTTATTGATGAATTTACCTCATCCGCCCTGCTGAGGGAGTGTTAACTCACCTATGTGATGTGGTTGAAATCATAGATTAGCATTGCTTCATCTGTGGAGCAATCTTCTTTTCAGTACTCAGCTTCCTCACCCCTACGGCCTACGCAAACAAACGGTCTTCAATCTTCCCAGAGAGCTTCTATTGTTCTGGAGAATGGTGTACATTTTTCCAAGTCCAGAAGTCCCACCAGTTTGAACTGCCACATGACTGATCAAAAAGACCGTCAGAGTCCAAGTTGCACCCTTTGTCATGTGATCGCAGGGAACCATCTACTTGGCCAATCATGTTCAgaaattcttctttttcctgCTGAAAGAACTCAGCATTTCTCTCCTCATCTGAGTAAGTGACCACTAGCCCTGGACCTTCGTTCAAGCAACTTGGCTTTGTTTTAACGTAACATTTTGTATCTCCACTATCAGAGACACCGCAGGCGCCATTTCCACACAAATCCCTTCTTCTGCTGCTCTGATCATGCCCCTTTTCCAGCAGATCATTTAAGTCCTGCAACTGTAGAATAAAATGAAATGTTACGATCATATATATCTTAAGTACAATCTAGGCAtcactgagttcaaaaggagaATTCG
Proteins encoded in this region:
- the LOC131300474 gene encoding pyridoxal reductase, chloroplastic isoform X2 codes for the protein MVITMATPTSQIICFSASNDTLLSSSPFKSLKLPLFWPWQKVKMGPLSVSPMGFGTWAWGNQLLWGYQQGMDSELQRTFNLAVENGINLFDTADSYGTGRLNGQSEKLLGKFIREFQGPEKVRDDIVIATKFAAYPWRLTPGQLVNACKSSLERMQIEQIGIGQLHWSTANYAPPQELALWDGLVAMYEKGLVQAVGVSNYGPKQLVKVQFSLLSIGEDQMDIKNICDSLGIRLISYSPLGLGMLTGKYTPSNLPRGPRGLLFSQIIPGLEPLLNSLREIAQRRQKTVPQVAINWCICKGTIPIPGVKSVRQAEENLGALGWRLTLDELLQLEDSARESPRKMLQNIFQTR
- the LOC131300474 gene encoding pyridoxal reductase, chloroplastic isoform X1; its protein translation is MVITMATPTSQIICFSASNDTLLSSSPFKSLKLPLFWPWQKVKMGPLSVSPMGFGTWAWGNQLLWGYQQGMDSELQRTFNLAVENGINLFDTADSYGTGRLNGQSEKLLGKFIREFQGPEKVRDDIVIATKFAAYPWRLTPGQLVNACKSSLERMQIEQIGIGQLHWSTANYAPPQELALWDGLVAMYEKGLVQAVGVSNYGPKQLVKVHEYLKARGVPLCSAQVQFSLLSIGEDQMDIKNICDSLGIRLISYSPLGLGMLTGKYTPSNLPRGPRGLLFSQIIPGLEPLLNSLREIAQRRQKTVPQVAINWCICKGTIPIPGVKSVRQAEENLGALGWRLTLDELLQLEDSARESPRKMLQNIFQTR
- the LOC131300477 gene encoding uncharacterized protein LOC131300477, yielding MPLQPTFSIIVADPTTIISVFWQGLRLGFPRWEESACLGIRKIKTLQTEEVDRCVVYLPNTCTSKFIVSAHLNLKIHILCSCLVFDVSQSTGSLGKDQPKE
- the LOC131300475 gene encoding homeobox-leucine zipper protein ATHB-12-like, whose product is MEGEVYSTSSPPEAAAESESLTCPEAVRNPRKTKNKNRRRFSEEQIRSLESIFESETKLDPRRKLQLARELGLQPRQVAIWFQNRRARWKSKEIEQSYRVLKGNYDSLYSQFECLKKENQLLLTQLQDLNDLLEKGHDQSSRRRDLCGNGACGVSDSGDTKCYVKTKPSCLNEGPGLVVTYSDEERNAEFFQQEKEEFLNMIGQVDGSLRSHDKGCNLDSDGLFDQSCGSSNWWDFWTWKNVHHSPEQ